The following proteins are encoded in a genomic region of Musa acuminata AAA Group cultivar baxijiao chromosome BXJ2-11, Cavendish_Baxijiao_AAA, whole genome shotgun sequence:
- the LOC103971225 gene encoding mitogen-activated protein kinase 10 isoform X1: protein MQQDQRKKNTSEMDFFTEYGDVSRYKVQEVIGKGSYGLVCSAIDTHTGEKVAIKKIHDIFEHISDAARILREIKLLRLLRHPDIVEIKHIMLPPSRKDFKDIYVVFELMESDLHQVIKANDDLTREHYQFFLYQLLRALKYIHTANVYHRDLKPKNILANANCKLKVCDFGLARVAFNDTPTTIFWTDYVATRWYRAPELCGSFYSKYTPAIDIWSIGCIFAELLIGKPLFPGKNVVHQLDLMTDLLGTPSLDTISRVRNEKARKYLSSMRKKQPVPFSQKFPNADPLALKLLERLLAFDPKDRPSAAEALADPYFKGLSKLEREPSCQPISKMEFEFERHRVSKEDIRELIFREILEYHPQLLKEYINGTERPNFLYPSAVDQFRKQFAYLEENRGKSGPVVPLERKHVSLPRSTVVHSTSVPPREQPNLASSRGSQVMDDTSNNPGDSGAPRNVARTSQLPQRIPTAKPGRVVGSVLPYEHGGPKDSYDPRRLIRNHGFPPPPVIPPTFCFNRAMANPTCSERNSVEAERLVMDRKPHRSVPDLVMDMGVHAFCQPRGAKADSMEDGMIVDANMLPPKPTYNGIAAAANMGAGVMQFGVARMK from the exons ATGCAGCAAGATCAGCGAAAGAAG AACACATCGGAGATGGACTTCTTCACGGAATATGGGGATGTCAGCAGGTACAAAGTTCAGGAGGTcattggtaaagggagttatggacTTGTGTGTTCTGCCATTGACACACATACCGGTGAAAAAGTGGCCATAAAAAAGATACATGATATTTTTGAACACATTTCTGATGCTGCTAGGATTCTTCGTGAGATTAAGCTTCTTAGGCTTTTAAGACATCCTGACATCGTGGAGATAAAACACATTATGTTGCCTCCATCAAGAAAGGACTTCAAAGATATTTATGTTGTCTTTGAGCTCATGGAGTCAGATCTTCACCAAGTCATAAAGGCTAATGATGACTTAACCAGGGAGCATTACCAGTTCTTTCTTTATCAACTGCTTCGTGCATTAAAATATATCCATACAG CTAATGTTTATCACCGAGATCTAAAACCAAAGAACATTCTGGCAAATGCAAACTGCAAACTTAAAGTATGTGATTTTGGTTTAGCAAGAGTTGCATTTAATGACACACCAACAACTATATTCTGGACG GATTATGTTGCAACCAGATGGTACAGAGCTCCAGAGCTATGTGGATCATTTTATTCGAAG TATACCCCTGCTATTGACATTTGGAGCATTGGATGCATTTTTGCTGAACTCTTGATTGGAAAGCCACTTTTCCCTGGTAAAAATGTGGTTCACCAACTGGATTTGATGACTGATCTTCTAGGAACACCTTCCTTAGACACCATTTCTCGG GTGCGTAATGAGAAAGCAAGAAAATATTTAAGCAGTATGAGGAAAAAACAACCAGTGCCCTTTTCTCAGAAGTTTCCAAATGCTGACCCACTAGCTCTAAAATTATTAGAAAGGCTTTTGGCGTTTGACCCAAAAGATAGGCCATCAGCTGCGGAG GCCTTAGCTGACCCTTATTTTAAGGGTCTGTCTAAATTGGAAAGAGAACCTTCATGTCAACCAATTTCAAAAATGGAGTTTGAATTTGAGCGCCACAGGGTGTCAAAGGAGGACATTAGGGAACTTATCTTTCGAGAAATATTGGAATATCATCCACAACTTCTCAAAGAGTACATTAATGGAACTGAAAGACCAAACTTCCTATACCCCAG CGCTGTTGACCAATTCAGGAAGCAGTTTGCGTACCTTGAGGAAAATCGTGGTAAAAGTGGACCAGTAGTTCCATTAGAGAGAAAGCATGTTTCTCTCCCTCG ATCGACTGTGGTCCATTCTACTTCAGTTCCTCCAAGGGAGCAACCAAATTTGGCTTCATCAAGAGGGAGTCAAGTCATGGATGACACATCCAACAACCCTGGAGACAGTGGAGCACCTAGAAATGTTGCAAGGACTTCACAGTTACCTCAGAGGATTCCAACTG CTAAACCTGGGAGAGTGGTGGGTTCTGTGCTGCCATATGAACATGGAGGTCCAAAAGATTCCTATGATCCAAGGAGGCTGATTAGAAATCATGGCTTTCCACCCCCGCCGGTCATTCCTCCCACCTTCTGTTTCAACAGAGCGATGGCCAATCCGACATGCTCGGAGCGGAACTCAGTAGAGGCAGAGAGACTCGTGATGGACCGGAAACCTCACCGATCTGTGCCTGACTTGGTTATGGACATGGGTGTCCACGCTTTCTGTCAGCCTCGAGGTGCGAAGGCTGATTCAATGGAAGACGGGATGATCGTGGATGCGAACATGCTACCCCCAAAACCTACATACAACGGCATCGCTGCTGCTGCTAATATGGGCGCTGGTGTCATGCAGTTTGGCGTAGCAAGAATGAAATAG
- the LOC135627443 gene encoding uncharacterized protein LOC135627443 has translation MPPLPTQALLFFLFAVAAFVGLCATARKKRNQSVESAGSSATKQLAETAVSAWDALEKDREGDSSMALPLWQRRILMGERCELPKFSGLVLYDELGRPVRSSSSHDSLLKVKPTPAVTTLRDLLV, from the exons ATGCCGCCATTGCCAACCCAAGCGCTGCTGTTTTTCCTCTTCGCCGTTGCAGCCTTCGTCGGCCTATGCGCGACCGCGAGAAAGAAGAGAAACCAGTCGGTGGAGTCCGCCGGTAGCAGCGCCACGAAGCAACTCGCGGAGACGGCTGTGTCCGCTTGGGACGCTCTCGAGAAGGACAGAGAAGGGGACAGCAGCATGGCGTTGCCCCTTTGGCAGAGGAGGATACTGATGGGAGAGAGATGCGAGCTGCCCAAGTTCAGCGGCCTCGTTCTCTACGACGAGCTCGGCCGTCCCGTCCGCAGCAGCTCCAGCCATGACAGTCTTCTCAAG GTGAAGCCAACGCCGGCAGTGACTACGCTCAGAGACTTGCTAGTTTGA
- the LOC135627442 gene encoding mitogen-activated protein kinase kinase kinase 17-like, whose amino-acid sequence MLSRNKPPRAGSLSRPLQTFLFHPTFSLSRSGMGIGGWHRGQVIGRGSSATVSLATALTSGEVFAVKSAELSRSAILQREQRILCSLDSPYVISCFGFDLSLPTPSGGLYYDLFMEYAPGGSLSDEIARRGGRLDEVAIRTHACDVLRGLAYLHSRGVVHCDVKGRNVLIGSDGRAKIADLGCASRIRGDEEEVEGDCQRLRGTPMFMAPEVARGEEQGPAADLWALGCTIIEMATGRPPWPDVSDPVVAIHRIAFSQETPRFPSWLSGEGKDFLNKCLRRDPRERWTAEQLLHHEFVASSSKHCPRSKPDADRSWVSPKSTLDQASWESLPEQDEETVEHLDDPSARIQPLVCSCGPNWTWEENWSTVRRDGDPIELMSWNSTGRADSTTDSPHSSHCSIDGNGNTSNSCNTSLAFVSRQRVARFSESGNVSDNHEQRIQSKICYWLVCFHLIGYRLSSFPFCRCCCLICHARREMRGILND is encoded by the coding sequence ATGCTTTCCCGAAACAAGCCACCGAGAGCGGGCTCTTTATCTCGGCCTCTGCAAACCTTTCTCTTTCACCCCACCTTTTCTCTATCGCGCTCCGGAATGGGGATTGGTGGGTGGCACCGAGGCCAGGTCATCGGTCGCGGCTCTTCTGCCACCGTCTCCCTCGCCACCGCTCTTACCTCCGGTGAGGTCTTCGCGGTCAAGTCCGCGGAACTGTCTCGCTCTGCCATCCTGCAGAGGGAGCAGAGGATCCTGTGCTCGCTGGATTCTCCCTACGTGATCTCTTGCTTCGGGTTTGACCTCAGCTTGCCGACGCCCTCCGGCGGTCTCTACTACGATCTTTTCATGGAGTACGCCCCCGGGGGGTCGCTGTCCGATGAGATCGCGAGGCGTGGTGGACGGCTCGACGAGGTCGCGATTCGAACGCACGCCTGTGACGTCCTGAGAGGGCTGGCTTATCTTCACTCGAGGGGCGTCGTCCACTGCGACGTCAAAGGCCGGAACGTCTTGATTGGGTCCGACGGACGCGCGAAGATCGCCGACTTGGGCTGCGCAAGCCGGATTCGTGGCGACGAGGAGGAGGTCGAAGGAGATTGCCAGCGATTAAGGGGCACGCCGATGTTCATGGCGCCGGAAGTCGCCCGAGGGGAAGAGCAGGGGCCGGCGGCCGACCTGTGGGCACTGGGCTGCACGATCATCGAGATGGCCACCGGGCGCCCGCCTTGGCCGGACGTCTCCGATCCGGTCGTTGCCATCCACCGAATCGCATTCTCGCAGGAGACGCCGCGCTTCCCGAGCTGGCTCTCCGGTGAGGGGAAGGACTTCCTGAACAAGTGCTTGAGGAGGGATCCCCGGGAGCGGTGGACGGCGGAGCAACTCCTCCACCACGAATTCGTGGCTTCCTCGTCGAAGCACTGCCCGAGGTCAAAACCAGACGCCGATCGCAGTTGGGTCTCCCCGAAGAGCACTCTCGATCAGGCCTCCTGGGAGTCATTGCCGGAGCAAGACGAGGAAACGGTCGAACACCTCGATGATCCGTCGGCGAGGATCCAACCGTTGGTTTGCAGCTGCGGTCCAAATTGGACATGGGAGGAGAATTGGTCGACGGTCAGGCGCGACGGCGACCCGATCGAATTGATGAGCTGGAACAGCACAGGACGAGCCGATTCAACGACGGATTCTCCTCACAGTTCACACTGCTCAATCGATGGTAACGGTAATACTAGTAATTCTTGTAATACGAGTCTTGCATTCGTCAGCCGTCAGAGAGTGGCGAGGTTTTCCGAGAGCGGCAATGTTTCAGATAACCATGAACAGCGAATCCAATCTAAGATTTGCTATTGGCTCGTTTGCTTCCATCTTATTGGCTATCGGCTTTCGTCTTTCCCCTTTTGTCGTTGTTGCTGTCTTATCTGTCATGCACGGAGAGAGATGAGAGGAATCCTAAATGATTAA
- the LOC103971225 gene encoding mitogen-activated protein kinase 10 isoform X2, giving the protein MDFFTEYGDVSRYKVQEVIGKGSYGLVCSAIDTHTGEKVAIKKIHDIFEHISDAARILREIKLLRLLRHPDIVEIKHIMLPPSRKDFKDIYVVFELMESDLHQVIKANDDLTREHYQFFLYQLLRALKYIHTANVYHRDLKPKNILANANCKLKVCDFGLARVAFNDTPTTIFWTDYVATRWYRAPELCGSFYSKYTPAIDIWSIGCIFAELLIGKPLFPGKNVVHQLDLMTDLLGTPSLDTISRVRNEKARKYLSSMRKKQPVPFSQKFPNADPLALKLLERLLAFDPKDRPSAAEALADPYFKGLSKLEREPSCQPISKMEFEFERHRVSKEDIRELIFREILEYHPQLLKEYINGTERPNFLYPSAVDQFRKQFAYLEENRGKSGPVVPLERKHVSLPRSTVVHSTSVPPREQPNLASSRGSQVMDDTSNNPGDSGAPRNVARTSQLPQRIPTAKPGRVVGSVLPYEHGGPKDSYDPRRLIRNHGFPPPPVIPPTFCFNRAMANPTCSERNSVEAERLVMDRKPHRSVPDLVMDMGVHAFCQPRGAKADSMEDGMIVDANMLPPKPTYNGIAAAANMGAGVMQFGVARMK; this is encoded by the exons ATGGACTTCTTCACGGAATATGGGGATGTCAGCAGGTACAAAGTTCAGGAGGTcattggtaaagggagttatggacTTGTGTGTTCTGCCATTGACACACATACCGGTGAAAAAGTGGCCATAAAAAAGATACATGATATTTTTGAACACATTTCTGATGCTGCTAGGATTCTTCGTGAGATTAAGCTTCTTAGGCTTTTAAGACATCCTGACATCGTGGAGATAAAACACATTATGTTGCCTCCATCAAGAAAGGACTTCAAAGATATTTATGTTGTCTTTGAGCTCATGGAGTCAGATCTTCACCAAGTCATAAAGGCTAATGATGACTTAACCAGGGAGCATTACCAGTTCTTTCTTTATCAACTGCTTCGTGCATTAAAATATATCCATACAG CTAATGTTTATCACCGAGATCTAAAACCAAAGAACATTCTGGCAAATGCAAACTGCAAACTTAAAGTATGTGATTTTGGTTTAGCAAGAGTTGCATTTAATGACACACCAACAACTATATTCTGGACG GATTATGTTGCAACCAGATGGTACAGAGCTCCAGAGCTATGTGGATCATTTTATTCGAAG TATACCCCTGCTATTGACATTTGGAGCATTGGATGCATTTTTGCTGAACTCTTGATTGGAAAGCCACTTTTCCCTGGTAAAAATGTGGTTCACCAACTGGATTTGATGACTGATCTTCTAGGAACACCTTCCTTAGACACCATTTCTCGG GTGCGTAATGAGAAAGCAAGAAAATATTTAAGCAGTATGAGGAAAAAACAACCAGTGCCCTTTTCTCAGAAGTTTCCAAATGCTGACCCACTAGCTCTAAAATTATTAGAAAGGCTTTTGGCGTTTGACCCAAAAGATAGGCCATCAGCTGCGGAG GCCTTAGCTGACCCTTATTTTAAGGGTCTGTCTAAATTGGAAAGAGAACCTTCATGTCAACCAATTTCAAAAATGGAGTTTGAATTTGAGCGCCACAGGGTGTCAAAGGAGGACATTAGGGAACTTATCTTTCGAGAAATATTGGAATATCATCCACAACTTCTCAAAGAGTACATTAATGGAACTGAAAGACCAAACTTCCTATACCCCAG CGCTGTTGACCAATTCAGGAAGCAGTTTGCGTACCTTGAGGAAAATCGTGGTAAAAGTGGACCAGTAGTTCCATTAGAGAGAAAGCATGTTTCTCTCCCTCG ATCGACTGTGGTCCATTCTACTTCAGTTCCTCCAAGGGAGCAACCAAATTTGGCTTCATCAAGAGGGAGTCAAGTCATGGATGACACATCCAACAACCCTGGAGACAGTGGAGCACCTAGAAATGTTGCAAGGACTTCACAGTTACCTCAGAGGATTCCAACTG CTAAACCTGGGAGAGTGGTGGGTTCTGTGCTGCCATATGAACATGGAGGTCCAAAAGATTCCTATGATCCAAGGAGGCTGATTAGAAATCATGGCTTTCCACCCCCGCCGGTCATTCCTCCCACCTTCTGTTTCAACAGAGCGATGGCCAATCCGACATGCTCGGAGCGGAACTCAGTAGAGGCAGAGAGACTCGTGATGGACCGGAAACCTCACCGATCTGTGCCTGACTTGGTTATGGACATGGGTGTCCACGCTTTCTGTCAGCCTCGAGGTGCGAAGGCTGATTCAATGGAAGACGGGATGATCGTGGATGCGAACATGCTACCCCCAAAACCTACATACAACGGCATCGCTGCTGCTGCTAATATGGGCGCTGGTGTCATGCAGTTTGGCGTAGCAAGAATGAAATAG